From the genome of Spirosomataceae bacterium TFI 002, one region includes:
- a CDS encoding TonB-linked outer membrane protein, SusC/RagA family, whose protein sequence is MTLKLFKKSMYLALLMVAISFSGAIAQKAVQGTILDETGIGLPGASVMVKGTNNGSSTDMDGKFSLTVNSNATALLISFIGYETQEVLIKDNLVVTMVPDAGVLDEVIVVGYGTQKKSDLISAVTKADLAKAVVTPTSDVTEMLRGRISGLRVDVGGGSLRPGGSSEILFRGRGSIEGNVSGIYVVDGVVRSGGIEDINPDDIESIEFLKDASAQAIYGSRAVNGVVLITTKRGKTNKVSVNYHGYVTTKSIERNFDVYNGQEFAQLRREAFRANNATDQYSNEEDVFSAVELQNIANNSFVDWEEELLRKGVINSQSIGIMGGTELSQVYASLNYYKEQGIIPTSGYTRKNLRINVDQKISNRLSATFNFNLLDDDTQRAANIDVITTSPLGSAYNPDGTITRFPSGEELSATNPLWNLREQTNDEKGNDFVMTVIPKWQITDDLQYQFKGSLTRKNSERGQYQSSLSSAGNTDRGIARIDNQLREAFLIENILTYDKQFNEDHALNVTLVQAADENKYSRTLTEGRGFPNESLGYDGISNAIGNVTVNRDKSKLRTASFMGRARYNLFDKYLLAFTLRRDGASVNATNYKWTNNPAAALAWKIQNEEFLRNVDAIQELKLRVSYGSLANALGQPYTSLFTADGQNYIFDGQTSSGYSPSVVLPNVNLRHETITTFNVGLDFSILKRLLSGSIEFYDARTKDLLLRRGVPSITGYNYTFFNAGELQNKGLELSLNANLIKTKDFQWSVSTNWSNNRNKLLNLYNNGNGDPILTDDAFNYYLGQPIGVIQQYQFDGIYQVGDDFDNAPQANTESTITQTNLRPGDIRIKDVNGDGKITQDDRVFTDPNPDWFGSLSTNLAYKGFDLFVDFYAVQGATKVNPFLSDYNNGGTLQGKLNGVKVPYYTPENPSTTYPRPSFDAAPQYNYTLAVKDASYVRLRTINLGYTLPASLFTKLKIEQIKVYATATNVFTQTDYIGYSPEVNIRNTYSSADSGYPDAKSYTFGLKANF, encoded by the coding sequence ATGACTTTAAAATTATTCAAAAAAAGCATGTATCTGGCATTGCTAATGGTAGCCATTAGCTTTTCAGGTGCAATTGCTCAAAAAGCTGTACAAGGCACTATACTTGACGAAACCGGTATTGGTTTACCAGGGGCTTCAGTTATGGTAAAAGGAACTAACAATGGATCATCTACAGACATGGATGGCAAATTTTCATTGACAGTTAATTCCAATGCCACAGCACTACTCATCTCTTTTATTGGATACGAAACTCAAGAAGTTCTTATTAAAGATAACCTTGTTGTTACTATGGTACCTGATGCTGGAGTACTCGACGAAGTAATAGTGGTTGGATATGGTACACAGAAAAAGAGTGACTTAATTAGTGCAGTTACAAAGGCAGACTTGGCAAAAGCTGTTGTAACTCCAACATCTGACGTAACAGAAATGTTAAGAGGTAGAATTTCGGGACTTAGAGTTGATGTAGGCGGTGGAAGCTTACGTCCTGGTGGTTCTTCTGAAATATTGTTTCGTGGTCGCGGTTCTATCGAAGGAAACGTTAGCGGAATTTATGTCGTAGATGGCGTAGTACGATCTGGTGGAATTGAAGATATCAATCCCGACGATATAGAATCAATTGAATTCTTAAAGGATGCTTCTGCACAAGCGATTTATGGTTCTAGAGCAGTAAATGGAGTTGTTTTAATCACAACCAAAAGAGGTAAAACTAATAAGGTTAGTGTAAACTACCATGGTTATGTAACAACGAAGTCTATCGAAAGAAACTTTGATGTATATAATGGTCAAGAATTTGCTCAGTTACGAAGAGAAGCTTTCAGAGCTAATAATGCAACGGACCAATACTCGAATGAGGAGGACGTATTTTCTGCAGTAGAATTACAAAATATAGCGAACAATAGTTTTGTTGACTGGGAAGAAGAATTATTAAGAAAAGGTGTAATCAATAGCCAGTCTATAGGAATTATGGGAGGTACAGAGTTGTCACAGGTATATGCTAGTTTAAACTATTATAAAGAGCAAGGAATTATACCTACCTCTGGTTACACGAGAAAAAACCTTCGTATTAATGTTGATCAAAAAATCAGTAACAGGTTATCTGCAACTTTCAACTTCAACTTGTTGGATGATGACACTCAAAGGGCTGCTAATATTGATGTAATTACTACATCACCATTAGGAAGTGCATACAACCCAGATGGTACCATTACCCGCTTTCCAAGTGGTGAGGAGCTTTCTGCGACTAATCCATTATGGAACCTTCGCGAGCAAACAAATGACGAAAAAGGGAATGATTTTGTCATGACAGTTATTCCGAAATGGCAAATTACTGATGATTTACAATACCAATTCAAAGGATCTCTAACCCGTAAAAACTCTGAAAGAGGTCAATATCAATCATCATTAAGCTCAGCGGGTAATACAGATAGAGGTATTGCAAGAATTGACAATCAACTGAGAGAAGCATTCTTAATTGAGAATATCTTGACTTACGATAAGCAATTTAACGAGGATCACGCTTTGAATGTAACATTAGTTCAAGCAGCTGATGAAAATAAGTATTCAAGAACCTTGACAGAAGGTAGAGGCTTCCCCAATGAAAGCTTAGGTTATGACGGTATTTCTAATGCAATAGGCAACGTAACCGTGAATAGAGATAAATCAAAACTAAGAACTGCCTCATTTATGGGTAGAGCACGGTATAATCTATTTGATAAATATTTACTTGCTTTTACACTCAGACGCGATGGTGCTTCTGTAAATGCAACAAATTATAAATGGACAAATAACCCAGCTGCGGCTTTGGCTTGGAAAATACAAAATGAGGAGTTTTTGAGAAATGTAGACGCGATTCAGGAATTGAAACTACGTGTAAGTTATGGTTCATTGGCCAATGCATTAGGCCAGCCTTATACTTCACTCTTCACTGCGGATGGACAAAACTATATTTTTGACGGACAGACCTCATCAGGTTACTCTCCGTCAGTTGTATTACCTAATGTTAACCTTAGACATGAAACAATTACAACCTTCAATGTTGGTTTAGATTTCTCTATTTTAAAGAGACTATTGTCTGGTAGCATTGAGTTTTATGATGCTAGAACAAAGGATCTTTTACTGAGAAGGGGAGTACCATCTATCACTGGATACAATTATACTTTCTTTAATGCGGGAGAACTGCAAAATAAAGGACTCGAATTGTCTTTGAATGCTAATTTGATCAAGACTAAAGATTTCCAATGGTCGGTATCTACCAATTGGTCAAATAACAGAAACAAGTTGCTAAACCTCTATAACAATGGCAATGGCGACCCAATCTTAACCGACGATGCTTTCAACTACTACCTAGGACAGCCTATTGGTGTGATTCAGCAATACCAATTTGATGGAATTTATCAAGTAGGTGATGATTTTGACAATGCACCTCAAGCAAATACGGAGTCGACGATTACTCAGACAAACCTAAGACCAGGAGACATCAGAATTAAAGATGTAAACGGAGATGGAAAAATCACTCAAGATGATCGCGTATTTACTGACCCTAATCCAGATTGGTTTGGTTCGTTATCGACAAACTTGGCTTACAAAGGATTCGACTTATTTGTTGACTTTTATGCTGTCCAAGGAGCGACAAAGGTGAATCCTTTTCTTTCGGATTATAACAACGGCGGAACACTACAAGGAAAACTAAATGGTGTGAAAGTTCCATATTACACGCCTGAGAATCCATCTACAACTTACCCAAGACCTAGCTTTGATGCTGCACCTCAGTACAACTATACTTTAGCAGTTAAAGATGCTTCTTATGTGAGGTTGAGAACTATAAACTTGGGTTACACTTTGCCAGCATCACTTTTCACGAAATTGAAAATTGAGCAAATTAAAGTGTATGCGACTGCAACTAATGTTTTCACTCAAACGGATTACATAGGGTATAGTCCAGAGGTAAATATCCGAAATACCTATTCAAGTGCGGACTCAGGATATCCAGATGCTAAAAGTTACACATTCGGGTTAAAAGCTAATTTTTAA
- a CDS encoding Glycerophosphoryl diester phosphodiesterase, translating to MNFLYIFLIGLNLIGCNNAITPPMKFADNGVVAHRGAWKAKQLPENSIAALRHAIDLNCTGSEFDVRITADSVLIVTHDNDWHDLIIEENSYSVLSKIKLSNGETLPTLRDYILAGMENNNSTGLVCELKPASSKEMNLLVAEKSIALVKELKAEPYILTYISFSYDILKRILELDPNANTQYLNGSKSPAQLKEDGIAGLDYEKSVFKRKPEWISSAKELGLALNAWTANTQEDLDWLVANKFNFITTNEPELLFERLKASPTQKGYELVWSDEFNYKGKPDSTKWAYDYRFIANQEKQYYTDSPKNARVVNGHLIIEAHKEQVVNELYNDPEVLKKSYLKYAAKDQYANYSSARLKTQDMASWQYGRIEVRAKLPNGKGLWPAIWMLGDNVKELGWPKGGEIDIMEYVGFKPDSIFGTIHTQAYNHTKGTQKSKWIHIDEPNEKFHVYAMEWNAEKMSFLLDGEVYFEIENEHKTINEWPFDQKFHLILNVAVGGSLGGQKGIDNSVFPQKMTVDYVRVFQLKN from the coding sequence ATGAATTTTCTTTATATTTTTCTCATAGGATTAAATCTCATTGGTTGCAATAATGCCATAACTCCACCCATGAAATTTGCAGATAATGGAGTAGTGGCACACCGTGGAGCTTGGAAAGCGAAACAACTGCCCGAAAATTCGATAGCAGCTTTAAGACATGCTATAGATTTAAATTGCACAGGTTCTGAGTTTGATGTAAGAATTACAGCAGATTCAGTATTAATCGTAACACACGATAATGATTGGCACGACCTAATTATTGAAGAAAACAGCTATTCAGTTTTATCCAAAATCAAACTGTCGAACGGAGAAACACTTCCTACCCTCAGAGACTATATTTTGGCAGGAATGGAGAATAATAACTCAACTGGTTTGGTGTGTGAACTAAAACCAGCCTCCTCAAAAGAAATGAACTTGTTGGTTGCAGAAAAAAGTATAGCTCTAGTAAAAGAGTTAAAAGCGGAACCATATATTCTTACTTATATCAGCTTTAGCTACGATATCCTGAAAAGAATATTGGAGCTAGACCCAAATGCAAATACGCAATACTTAAATGGTAGTAAATCACCAGCACAATTAAAAGAGGATGGAATTGCTGGCCTCGACTATGAAAAAAGTGTTTTTAAGAGAAAACCTGAATGGATATCAAGTGCTAAAGAACTGGGACTAGCCTTAAATGCTTGGACTGCAAATACGCAAGAGGACTTAGATTGGTTAGTAGCAAATAAGTTTAATTTTATTACTACAAATGAGCCTGAGTTACTTTTTGAAAGGTTAAAGGCAAGTCCAACTCAAAAGGGTTATGAGCTGGTATGGAGCGACGAATTCAATTACAAGGGCAAACCAGATAGTACTAAGTGGGCATATGATTATCGCTTTATCGCAAACCAAGAAAAACAATATTATACAGATAGCCCGAAAAATGCTCGTGTGGTAAATGGTCATTTGATCATTGAAGCTCACAAGGAGCAGGTTGTAAACGAACTCTATAACGATCCAGAAGTATTAAAGAAAAGTTACCTTAAATATGCTGCTAAAGATCAATATGCCAATTATTCATCTGCACGACTGAAAACACAAGATATGGCTTCGTGGCAATATGGACGTATAGAGGTGAGGGCAAAACTTCCTAATGGGAAAGGGCTATGGCCGGCAATATGGATGTTAGGTGATAATGTAAAAGAATTAGGTTGGCCCAAAGGTGGTGAAATTGATATCATGGAATATGTTGGATTCAAACCGGATTCTATTTTTGGAACAATACATACTCAAGCTTATAATCATACAAAGGGAACTCAGAAAAGTAAATGGATTCATATAGATGAGCCAAATGAGAAATTCCATGTCTATGCAATGGAATGGAATGCTGAAAAAATGTCTTTTTTGTTAGATGGAGAAGTATATTTTGAAATAGAGAATGAGCATAAAACCATAAATGAGTGGCCTTTTGATCAAAAGTTTCACTTGATTCTTAATGTAGCCGTAGGTGGTTCACTGGGAGGACAAAAAGGAATAGACAACAGTGTATTTCCTCAAAAAATGACCGTTGATTATGTTAGAGTGTTCCAGCTTAAAAATTGA
- a CDS encoding Uncharacterized Fe-S cluster protein YjdI, whose product MDKKNIVKEYTNGETTVIWQAGKCTHSGNCVRNLSSVFKPKEQPWVQMDNATTPEIIATVGKCPSGALSIK is encoded by the coding sequence ATGGATAAAAAAAATATTGTAAAAGAATACACGAATGGGGAAACCACTGTAATATGGCAGGCTGGTAAATGTACACATTCGGGAAATTGTGTGAGAAACTTATCTTCAGTTTTTAAGCCCAAAGAGCAACCATGGGTTCAAATGGATAATGCAACTACACCCGAAATAATTGCTACTGTAGGGAAGTGTCCATCTGGTGCACTTAGTATTAAATAA
- a CDS encoding Uncharacterized conserved protein YdeI, YjbR/CyaY-like superfamily, DUF1801 family — MNPQVDQYLGRLEKWQEELTILRNILLDCGLEEQYKWKQPCYAYKGTNIIIIGSFKTSCIISFFKGTLLNDPNKVLESPGENSQATKWIKFTSLKEVVDLKDTIKAYIFEAIEIEKAGLKVEMKKSKNLDLPEELLLKFKEKSAFQKAFEALTPGRQRAYNLHFTGAKQSATRTARIEKYEERILAGIGINDCTCGHTKRKPTCDGSHKYL, encoded by the coding sequence ATGAATCCGCAAGTAGATCAATACCTAGGAAGACTTGAAAAATGGCAAGAAGAACTTACCATACTGAGGAATATTCTTTTGGATTGTGGACTAGAGGAGCAATATAAATGGAAACAACCCTGTTACGCTTATAAGGGCACTAATATCATTATAATTGGCTCATTCAAGACAAGCTGTATAATAAGTTTTTTCAAAGGCACGCTTTTGAATGATCCTAATAAAGTTTTAGAAAGCCCTGGAGAAAACTCGCAGGCAACAAAGTGGATTAAGTTTACGAGTTTAAAGGAAGTTGTGGATTTAAAAGACACTATTAAGGCTTACATATTTGAAGCCATTGAAATTGAAAAAGCGGGTTTAAAAGTAGAGATGAAGAAAAGCAAAAACTTAGACTTACCTGAGGAGTTGCTTTTAAAATTCAAAGAAAAATCAGCTTTTCAAAAAGCCTTTGAAGCTCTTACACCCGGGAGGCAAAGAGCGTACAATTTACATTTCACTGGGGCGAAACAGTCAGCAACACGCACAGCCAGAATAGAAAAATACGAAGAGCGAATTCTTGCAGGAATAGGCATTAATGACTGCACTTGTGGTCATACCAAAAGAAAACCTACCTGTGATGGTTCTCACAAATACCTTTAA
- a CDS encoding Starch-binding associating with outer membrane, producing the protein MNTKNIYIKAKTSLLMLVAMFFTTSCEDFLAEQPSTLIDSDYVYTTEDGLKSGVVSLYKFNRDRYDNGTEDFMGGVLLPSRSDLAFNRSGYTGLVGRYERAVSPIDLGSNFASNLFWKHFYKITSKATDIINAAEVITGIDEASRNQIIAEAKFFRANSYFYLYRMYNNIYVTTKSVTVDNAFDVIQNKSSKEEIFALLNSDLNFAIEHLDWKVQFGRVSKGTAKHVKANVAMWEGNWEEAKTQALSVIEDPSSPHKLVASTADVFKGDRNNSEQLFVVQSMDNVLGGGSATMLNANFVTQYFQIPGIDADVNQGGRGFSRVLPNLYLLGLLAQDPNDTRDDNTYFRLKYFYNTGSDTGKEIDIYQPITDLKNPSKTYTTYYQRLHPSCLKYAQEDDDPNSYLQRSNIMVYRLAETYLIAAEAILRSGSGDPLPYINAIRKRAKAAELTSVTLQDILDENARELAFEGERWFTLKRMGSEVLNRQMRTYAGDGEYFPNYFGDIKDPRVNWQDHYINFPIFQEDLDLLGTSYPQNDGY; encoded by the coding sequence ATGAACACGAAAAACATATATATAAAAGCAAAAACTAGTTTGCTTATGCTTGTCGCGATGTTCTTTACTACTTCTTGTGAAGACTTTTTGGCAGAGCAACCTAGTACTTTAATCGATTCTGATTACGTCTATACAACGGAGGACGGCTTAAAATCAGGTGTAGTTAGTTTATACAAATTTAATAGAGATAGATACGATAACGGGACCGAAGACTTTATGGGAGGCGTATTACTGCCGTCTAGAAGTGATTTAGCTTTCAATAGGTCTGGTTATACTGGATTAGTAGGAAGGTATGAAAGAGCGGTATCACCTATTGATTTAGGTTCAAATTTTGCATCAAATCTATTTTGGAAGCATTTCTATAAAATAACAAGTAAGGCAACTGATATCATCAATGCCGCTGAAGTTATTACAGGAATTGATGAGGCTTCTAGAAACCAGATTATTGCTGAAGCCAAGTTTTTTAGAGCTAATTCTTATTTCTATTTGTACCGCATGTACAATAACATTTATGTAACTACAAAGTCCGTAACGGTAGATAATGCCTTTGATGTAATTCAAAACAAATCGTCTAAAGAAGAGATTTTTGCATTATTGAATAGTGATTTAAACTTTGCTATTGAGCACCTAGATTGGAAGGTACAATTTGGACGTGTTTCAAAAGGAACTGCCAAACATGTAAAAGCAAATGTTGCAATGTGGGAAGGAAACTGGGAAGAAGCAAAGACTCAGGCTCTATCTGTTATTGAAGATCCAAGTAGTCCACACAAATTAGTAGCATCAACTGCAGATGTGTTCAAGGGAGATAGAAATAACTCTGAGCAACTATTTGTAGTGCAATCAATGGACAATGTTTTGGGTGGAGGATCAGCAACTATGCTTAACGCTAATTTTGTTACTCAATATTTCCAGATTCCAGGAATTGATGCAGATGTAAATCAAGGTGGAAGAGGGTTTTCAAGAGTTTTACCCAATTTGTATTTATTGGGACTTTTGGCACAGGATCCTAACGATACGAGAGATGATAATACCTATTTTAGGTTAAAGTATTTTTACAATACCGGATCAGATACTGGTAAAGAAATTGACATTTACCAACCAATCACCGACCTGAAGAATCCAAGTAAAACTTACACCACTTATTACCAAAGATTGCATCCATCATGTCTTAAATATGCTCAGGAAGATGATGATCCCAACTCATATCTTCAGCGAAGCAATATCATGGTATATAGATTGGCTGAAACATACTTAATTGCCGCAGAAGCTATATTAAGGTCTGGTAGTGGTGATCCATTGCCTTACATTAACGCAATTAGAAAAAGAGCAAAAGCAGCTGAACTCACAAGTGTGACTTTACAAGATATTCTTGATGAGAATGCTCGTGAATTGGCTTTTGAAGGTGAGCGTTGGTTTACATTAAAAAGAATGGGTTCTGAGGTCTTGAATCGTCAAATGAGAACATATGCGGGAGATGGAGAGTATTTCCCTAACTACTTTGGAGACATAAAAGATCCAAGAGTAAACTGGCAAGACCATTACATTAACTTCCCTATTTTTCAGGAAGACTTGGACTTGCTTGGCACATCTTATCCTCAAAATGATGGATACTAA
- a CDS encoding Predicted SnoaL-like aldol condensation-catalyzing enzyme, giving the protein MNLKQNKENAIAFYKTAYEGNPKGAIDKYVGSEYIQHNPAVANGFNGFIDYFEKMQKEYPNKSIVFVRSIAEGDLVALHTHQTWPGNDQYVTMDFFRFDEKGKICEHWDAIQQIPETSANPNTMY; this is encoded by the coding sequence ATGAACCTCAAGCAAAACAAAGAAAACGCAATCGCATTTTATAAAACAGCTTATGAGGGAAACCCCAAAGGGGCGATTGATAAGTATGTTGGTAGCGAATATATTCAACATAACCCAGCGGTTGCAAATGGGTTTAATGGATTTATTGATTATTTCGAAAAAATGCAAAAAGAATATCCCAACAAGTCAATAGTGTTTGTTCGTAGTATTGCTGAAGGTGATTTAGTCGCTCTACATACTCATCAAACTTGGCCAGGAAATGACCAATATGTAACAATGGACTTTTTCAGGTTTGATGAAAAAGGAAAGATATGTGAGCATTGGGACGCCATCCAGCAAATCCCTGAAACTTCGGCAAACCCAAATACGATGTATTAA